A stretch of DNA from Lentisphaerota bacterium:
GGCGAGAGCAACGATCACGGCGGCCTGGCGCACCAGCGCGGGGGTCAGCAACCGGCTGCGGTGGGCGGAGAGATCGCCGCCGGCATCGCGCAGCGCGGCGACGGCGCCGCCGCTGGCGGGCAGCCCGGGAATGGCGCACAGCCCCGCCGACGCGACCTCCCATCCGGCGTCCGCCCCGAGCGCCTGCCGCAGCAACGCCTCGGCCATGGGACTGCGGCAGGTGTTGCCGGTGCAGACGAAGAGCACGAGGCGTTGGGCCGGTCTGGGTGACATGGGGTTACCGTGAGGCGGCCCGGCGGGCCGATTCCAAGGTGTTGTGAAGCAGCATGGTGATGGTCATGGGGCCGACGCCGCCGGGAACGGGCGTGATCCGCCCGGCGGTCTCGCAGGCCGAGGCGAAATCCACGTCGCCGACGAGCCGAAAGCCGTTGCGCGCCGCCGCATCGGGGATGCGGTTGACACCCACGTCAATCACCGTCGCGCCCGGTTTGATCATGCTCCCGGTGACCGTTCCGGCGCGGCCGGCGGCGACCACGAGGATGTCGGCCTGGCGGGTGAAGGAGGCGAGATCGCGCGTGCCGGTGTGACAAACCGTGACCGTCGCATTGCCGCCGGGGGCCTTGCGCATCAGCAGGTGCGCCACCGGCTTGCCGACGATGTTCGAGCGTCCGATCACCACGGCATGACGGCCTGAGGTCTCGATGCCGCTGCGGACGAGAAGTTGGATGATGCCGTGCGGGGTGCAGGGGAGGTAGCATGGCTCGTCGATAAGCATCCGCCCGATGTTCACCGGCGTGAAGCCGTCCACGTCCTTGGCCGGCGCGATGGCGTTGATCACCGCCTTTTCGTCAATGTGGCGCGGCAGCGGGAGTTGGACGAGGATGCCGTGGATGCGCGGGTCGGCGTTCATGCGGCCGACCTCGGCCAACACGGCGGCTTGCGAGCTGTCCGCCGGAAGCCGACGATCCTCCGAATACATCCCCGCCTCGACGCAGGCTTTCTCCTTGGCTGTCACGTACGAGGCCGACGCGGGATCCTGGCCGACCAGAATCACGCCCAGCCCCGGCGTCACCCCCGTACGGGTCTTCAGCTCCTGCACCTGGCGCGCGATCTCCG
This window harbors:
- the folD gene encoding bifunctional methylenetetrahydrofolate dehydrogenase/methenyltetrahydrofolate cyclohydrolase FolD; protein product: MGAIILDGKQAAAEMRAEIARQVQELKTRTGVTPGLGVILVGQDPASASYVTAKEKACVEAGMYSEDRRLPADSSQAAVLAEVGRMNADPRIHGILVQLPLPRHIDEKAVINAIAPAKDVDGFTPVNIGRMLIDEPCYLPCTPHGIIQLLVRSGIETSGRHAVVIGRSNIVGKPVAHLLMRKAPGGNATVTVCHTGTRDLASFTRQADILVVAAGRAGTVTGSMIKPGATVIDVGVNRIPDAAARNGFRLVGDVDFASACETAGRITPVPGGVGPMTITMLLHNTLESARRAASR